One window from the genome of Paraclostridium sordellii encodes:
- a CDS encoding 4Fe-4S binding protein, producing MKKSKKKFTDYMWIISALYLFLGLFNILFAWLGLLCFFIPLIISFSGGGKLYCNKYCGRGQLLELMGNKLKLSRYKDIPKFLKSKYFRYGFLTFFMTMFIVMLFNTYLVFNGTNELKEFIKILWTFKLPWNWVNTSMVSPWVAQFAFGFYSIMLTSTILGVFTMILYKPKSWCVYCPMGTMTQLISKAKYKE from the coding sequence ATGAAAAAGTCTAAAAAAAAGTTTACGGATTATATGTGGATCATTAGTGCTCTTTATTTATTCCTAGGATTATTTAACATACTTTTTGCTTGGCTAGGACTTTTATGTTTTTTTATACCTCTAATAATTTCTTTTTCTGGTGGAGGAAAGTTATATTGTAATAAATATTGTGGAAGAGGTCAGCTTTTAGAGCTTATGGGAAATAAGTTAAAGCTATCAAGATATAAAGATATTCCTAAATTTTTAAAAAGTAAATATTTTAGATATGGATTTTTAACATTTTTTATGACTATGTTTATTGTTATGTTATTTAACACTTATTTAGTTTTTAATGGCACTAATGAGTTAAAAGAATTTATAAAAATACTTTGGACTTTTAAGTTACCTTGGAATTGGGTGAATACTAGTATGGTTTCTCCTTGGGTTGCTCAGTTTGCATTTGGTTTTTATAGTATTATGCTTACTTCTACTATTCTTGGTGTGTTTACTATGATTTTATATAAACCCAAGTCTTGGTGTGTTTATTGTCCAATGGGAACTATGACTCAACTTATTTCAAAAGCTAAGTATAAGGAGTAA
- a CDS encoding DmpA family aminopeptidase, whose product MGIEKEYLINIGELKKGKNNLITDVDGVRVGHVTLDNQDIKTGVTAILPHGGNIFKEKVMASTFVINGFGKSIGLIQVDELGTIETPIILTNTLSIGTACTGLIKYMLSENEDIGKTTSTVNPMVLECNDGFLNDIRGLHVKESHIIEAIKKASNDFEEGSVGAGTGMSCYQLKGGIGSSSRAITLDNKEYIVGSLVLSNCGLEKDLILDGRKIGREITSKKDLELEKGSIIIVIATDIPLSERQLKRVAKRASISLGRTGSHLGNGSGDIVVAFSTANKVSHYEEKDINSMKFINENKIDLIFRASIESIEESIISSMIHSKETVGRDNNKRKSIMNYI is encoded by the coding sequence ATGGGAATAGAAAAAGAGTATTTAATAAATATTGGGGAATTAAAAAAAGGGAAAAATAATTTAATAACAGATGTTGATGGAGTTAGGGTAGGTCATGTAACTTTAGATAATCAAGATATAAAAACAGGTGTAACAGCCATACTACCTCATGGAGGAAATATTTTTAAAGAAAAGGTAATGGCATCTACTTTTGTTATAAATGGTTTTGGGAAAAGCATTGGGCTTATACAAGTAGATGAACTTGGGACTATAGAAACACCAATAATTCTAACTAATACACTAAGTATTGGAACAGCATGTACTGGATTAATAAAATATATGTTAAGTGAAAATGAAGATATAGGAAAAACTACATCTACAGTAAATCCAATGGTGCTTGAATGTAATGATGGATTTTTAAATGATATAAGAGGACTTCATGTAAAAGAATCACACATAATAGAAGCTATAAAAAAGGCAAGCAATGATTTTGAAGAAGGATCAGTAGGAGCTGGGACAGGAATGAGTTGTTATCAATTAAAAGGTGGAATAGGGTCATCTTCAAGAGCTATAACTTTAGATAATAAGGAATACATAGTAGGAAGTTTAGTTTTATCTAACTGTGGACTAGAAAAAGATTTAATATTAGATGGAAGAAAAATAGGCAGAGAGATAACTAGTAAAAAAGATTTAGAATTAGAAAAAGGATCTATAATAATTGTAATAGCAACTGATATACCTCTTAGTGAAAGACAATTAAAAAGGGTAGCAAAAAGAGCTAGTATATCATTAGGAAGAACTGGTTCTCACTTAGGAAATGGAAGTGGAGATATAGTAGTTGCATTTTCAACTGCAAATAAAGTTAGTCATTATGAAGAAAAAGATATAAATTCAATGAAATTTATAAATGAAAATAAAATAGATTTAATTTTTAGAGCAAGCATAGAATCCATTGAAGAATCTATAATTAGTTCTATGATACATTCAAAAGAAACTGTAGGGCGAGATAATAATAAAAGGAAAAGTATAATGAATTATATATAA
- a CDS encoding potassium channel family protein: MVTTKKKHIAYNLMMAFLSLLIAVILIVQLTLHLSFNINVILTNTACIIWIIFVVDYITRFVLSNDKKSFVKNNIIDLISIIPFHTFFILLSNYGILKLGKYVILLKLVMVLRIVAIIKKSDSNFYKLLKTNNFSYTLFIALFMIFLSSVTMSYFEHWNIGDSLWWSIVTVTTVGYGYICPKTFSGRIIACILMIFGIGFIGSLTSTLSTYFIKKENIRHHNNKHKSKNNYQILNDSLKDVISSSKFSNDEYKDKVILDIVNRLENFDNLSKDDINTMCNVLSSLKND; this comes from the coding sequence ATGGTTACTACGAAAAAAAAACATATTGCTTACAATTTAATGATGGCTTTTTTATCCTTATTAATAGCAGTAATTTTAATCGTTCAACTTACTCTACATTTAAGTTTTAATATAAATGTTATTTTAACAAATACAGCCTGTATAATATGGATAATATTTGTTGTAGATTATATAACTCGATTTGTTTTAAGTAATGATAAAAAATCATTTGTTAAAAATAATATAATAGATTTAATTTCAATTATTCCTTTTCATACTTTTTTTATTTTACTATCTAATTATGGTATTTTAAAACTTGGAAAGTATGTAATACTATTAAAACTTGTTATGGTTCTTAGAATAGTAGCTATTATTAAAAAAAGTGATAGTAATTTTTATAAATTACTTAAAACTAATAACTTTAGTTATACTTTGTTTATAGCTTTATTTATGATATTTTTAAGTTCAGTAACTATGAGTTATTTTGAACATTGGAATATAGGAGATTCTCTTTGGTGGAGCATAGTTACTGTTACTACCGTTGGATATGGATATATTTGTCCTAAAACTTTTTCAGGAAGAATTATTGCTTGTATTTTGATGATATTTGGAATAGGCTTTATAGGTTCTTTAACTTCTACATTATCTACATACTTTATAAAAAAAGAAAATATAAGACATCATAATAATAAGCATAAAAGTAAAAATAACTATCAAATTCTAAACGATAGTTTAAAGGATGTAATATCTAGTTCTAAGTTTAGTAATGATGAGTACAAAGATAAAGTTATATTGGATATTGTAAATAGATTAGAAAATTTTGATAATCTAAGCAAGGATGATATTAATACCATGTGTAATGTACTTTCATCACTTAAAAATGATTAA
- a CDS encoding DUF362 domain-containing protein: MAKKRKAIVDTNYCVACGVCAKSCPLQIISIEQGVFAKINFEKCVGCGKCAKTCPASVIEIQLKEVSS; encoded by the coding sequence ATGGCTAAAAAAAGAAAGGCAATAGTTGACACAAATTATTGTGTGGCTTGTGGAGTTTGTGCGAAATCTTGTCCTTTACAGATTATAAGTATTGAACAAGGTGTTTTTGCTAAAATTAATTTTGAAAAATGTGTTGGATGTGGAAAGTGTGCTAAAACTTGTCCTGCATCAGTTATAGAAATTCAGTTAAAGGAGGTTAGTAGTTAA
- a CDS encoding FUSC family protein: protein MKLKKMGMRTIKTGIAVMICLLLGKFLVQKLFYCAIACVISVQDTVKGSMKVGLNRVKGTIVGGIIGFLFALIQPGEPILCGIGIMLTIYTCNMLKISSVVVSCVTFLAIHLGVGTYNPAYYSIHRVIDTSVGVIIGVVTNYLIARPNYLAKTVSEFKNIEKSAIQLIESKIVNEEDLDINVFKKNIQQLDKIYSKLTDELDYGGKNDADIENLEKSISICREIYFHMQSIELLESKLYLNKDNYNALRELYNTEEISFDVEENKSPVFNYHLSKIIEEIKTLKEFNKSIE, encoded by the coding sequence TTGAAGCTAAAAAAAATGGGGATGCGGACTATAAAAACAGGTATAGCAGTAATGATATGTCTGTTATTAGGTAAGTTCCTTGTTCAAAAACTATTTTACTGTGCAATAGCTTGTGTAATTTCAGTTCAAGACACAGTAAAAGGCTCTATGAAAGTTGGATTAAACAGAGTAAAGGGAACTATTGTAGGTGGTATAATCGGATTTTTATTTGCTTTAATTCAACCAGGAGAACCTATTTTATGTGGTATAGGTATAATGCTTACAATTTACACTTGTAATATGCTAAAAATAAGTTCCGTAGTAGTATCTTGTGTAACATTTTTAGCAATACACTTAGGTGTTGGTACATACAATCCTGCATATTACTCAATTCACAGGGTTATAGATACTTCAGTTGGAGTAATTATAGGTGTTGTGACAAATTACTTAATCGCTAGACCTAATTACTTAGCAAAAACAGTATCTGAATTTAAAAACATAGAAAAATCTGCAATACAACTTATAGAATCTAAAATCGTAAATGAGGAAGATTTAGATATAAACGTATTTAAGAAAAATATACAACAACTTGATAAAATATATTCAAAATTAACGGATGAACTAGATTATGGTGGAAAGAATGATGCAGATATAGAAAATCTAGAGAAATCAATAAGTATATGTAGAGAAATTTATTTTCATATGCAATCCATAGAATTATTAGAAAGCAAACTGTACTTAAATAAAGATAACTATAATGCATTAAGAGAATTATACAATACAGAAGAAATAAGTTTTGATGTTGAAGAGAATAAAAGTCCTGTATTTAATTATCACCTAAGCAAAATAATAGAAGAGATTAAAACTCTAAAAGAATTTAATAAATCTATTGAATAA
- a CDS encoding LCP family protein yields MKINKKIIVILLLIIFIPAGILTFMIKENHKKEEIAKKEAKQEALKNEKSMNIALFGLDRRSKEEKSRADSIMVANINFETKTINLVSILRDTLVDIKGHGKDKLNHSYAYGGPELSMETINSNFDLDINKYVSVDFFSLAKVIDIIGGVDIDLKDYEANQINQNLNEINGIEKLPKETDYIQGSGLKNLNGRQAVAYCRIRKEGNGDYERTQRQRNVLKAILLKYEKLDSGKRFEVGMEMMSQVNTNIPINDIKDLQNKILSDKDFTINQHMIPFEGSFETKIIDKKWVIDANMKENIKKIHEYLK; encoded by the coding sequence GTGAAAATCAATAAAAAAATTATAGTAATATTATTACTAATTATATTTATTCCAGCAGGAATATTAACATTTATGATAAAAGAAAATCATAAAAAAGAAGAAATAGCAAAGAAAGAAGCAAAACAAGAAGCTTTAAAAAATGAAAAATCTATGAATATTGCTTTATTTGGATTAGATAGAAGAAGTAAAGAAGAAAAATCAAGAGCAGACTCTATAATGGTTGCAAATATAAATTTTGAAACAAAAACAATAAATCTAGTATCAATACTTAGAGATACTTTAGTAGATATAAAAGGTCATGGAAAAGATAAGCTAAATCATTCTTATGCTTATGGAGGACCTGAACTTTCAATGGAAACTATAAATTCAAACTTTGATTTAGACATAAATAAATATGTAAGTGTTGATTTTTTCAGCTTAGCAAAGGTAATTGATATAATAGGTGGCGTAGATATAGATTTAAAAGATTATGAAGCAAATCAAATAAATCAAAACTTAAACGAAATAAATGGTATAGAAAAGTTACCTAAAGAAACTGATTATATACAAGGAAGCGGCTTAAAAAATTTAAACGGGAGACAAGCTGTGGCTTATTGTAGAATAAGAAAAGAAGGTAATGGAGATTATGAAAGAACTCAAAGACAAAGAAATGTATTAAAAGCTATACTTTTAAAATATGAGAAGTTAGATTCAGGTAAAAGGTTTGAAGTAGGTATGGAAATGATGTCTCAAGTAAATACAAATATACCTATAAATGATATAAAAGATCTTCAAAATAAAATTTTAAGTGATAAAGATTTTACTATAAATCAACATATGATACCATTTGAAGGAAGTTTTGAAACTAAAATAATAGATAAAAAGTGGGTAATAGATGCAAATATGAAAGAGAATATTAAAAAAATTCATGAATACCTAAAATAA
- a CDS encoding VanZ family protein translates to MLSFKNVFIIFFILYSTIFLKSKIKVNKNINKFIYYILGIYICLGIVSSIFPISINTQRILFNLKNSIGENNKFLSINYIYESLFLNIELESKVIILKDLAENIIMFIPVGIYLAFLDRRKNIKEVIILGFGFSACIEFVEFLTSVIIGYDYIPSNIYSIILNTIGAVIGYIMFKKLFTVILNINKS, encoded by the coding sequence ATGCTATCATTTAAAAATGTATTTATAATTTTTTTCATATTATATTCAACTATATTTTTAAAATCCAAAATTAAAGTAAATAAGAATATAAATAAATTTATATACTACATATTAGGCATATATATCTGTTTAGGTATTGTATCATCAATATTTCCTATATCAATTAATACCCAAAGAATTCTGTTTAATTTAAAAAATAGCATAGGAGAAAATAATAAATTTTTATCTATAAATTATATATATGAAAGCTTATTCTTAAATATAGAGTTAGAAAGTAAAGTAATTATATTAAAAGATTTAGCAGAAAACATTATAATGTTTATACCAGTTGGAATATACTTAGCATTTCTTGATAGAAGAAAAAACATAAAAGAAGTTATTATATTAGGATTTGGTTTTAGTGCATGTATAGAATTTGTAGAATTTTTAACCAGTGTTATTATAGGATATGATTACATACCTAGTAATATATATAGTATTATATTAAATACAATTGGAGCTGTTATTGGATATATAATGTTTAAAAAGTTGTTTACAGTAATATTAAATATTAACAAGAGTTAA